A region of Panicum virgatum strain AP13 chromosome 8N, P.virgatum_v5, whole genome shotgun sequence DNA encodes the following proteins:
- the LOC120685113 gene encoding disease resistance protein PIK6-NP-like, producing MAKRDSMQSIFALMRSSFEGCPQLLRRCIFYLRIFPENSYIRRRRLVRRWMAEGYSKSIGSHSLEDDAEKLFDKIAALGMIQQAQRMTAMADVMRTAPWQVNYLFLEYIISWQEEEKIFLPLEVSVLEGRCSLSTGRIGQHLSIGNSWERDEFVFDSLDSSRLRSLTVYGGWRSFFISNKMRVLRVLDLEGSSNLNDGDLDQIGEMVPHLKFLSLRRCTPISQLPDSLGLLKQLQTLDIRYSSIVVLPKCIVNLRKLQHLSAGTVRWDSIIPDVSLPAAGQLSRLSRSRARHLVPWLSKLFRSESVSSHNGGVKVPGGIATLKALHTLSVVDANASGGGSLLGDLKMLSQLRKLGVSGITEENTRIWDLRFPPNTIKLSLEMAMDWIPRHIIQAAGKLQSLDTLRIKGIGGELEFEGSGGLDEGSSSFAGPFGELKVLQIDFRGDSSLRFEPGSMRKLEQLKVILGRGGSRLRVDGIVCLISLKQVWVKGPLDVEHREQLVRQLDLHGGRPVLKLEE from the coding sequence ATGGCAAAGAGAGatagcatgcagagcatcttcgcCTTGATGCGTTCCAGCTTCGAGGGTTGTCCTCAACTACTAAGGAGATGCATCTTCTACCTGCGAATTTTCCCAGAAAACAGCTACATTCGGCGAAGGCGTTTGGTACGGCGGTGGATGGCTGAGGGCTACTCCAAGAGCATTGGCAGCCATAGCTTGGAGGACGACGCAGAGAAGCTCTTCGACAAGATTGCTGCACTTGGAATGATCCAGCAGGCACAAAGAATGACTGCCATGGCTGATGTCATGAGAACAGCCCCGTGGCAAGTCAATTATTTGTTCCTGGAGTATATCATCTCGTGGCAAGAGGAAGAAAAAATTTTCCTCCCACTTGAAGTCTCTGTTCTGGAAGGGAGGTGCAGCCTAAGCACGGGACGCATTGGGCAGCACCTATCCATTGGTAACAGCTGGGAGAGAGACGAGTTTGTGTTTGACAGCTTGGATTCCTCACGGCTGCGTTCTCTGACAGTGTATGGAGGGTGGCGATCGTTCTTCATCTCCAACAAGATGAGGGTGCTGAGGGTTCTGGATTTGGAGGGCTCCTCAAATTTAAATGACGGAGACCTTGACCAGATTGGAGAGATGGTCCCTCACCTCAAGTTCTTGTCCCTAAGGAGATGCACGCCAATCTCTCAGCTTCCGGATTCCCTGGGTCTCCTGAAGCAGCTCCAGACTCTCGATATCAGATACAGCTCCATAGTCGTGCTGCCAAAGTGCATTGTGAATCTACGGAAGCTACAGCACCTCAGTGCCGGCACCGTGCGATGGGATTCTATTATTCCAGATGTGAGCCTACCGGCTGCAGGGCAGCTGTCAAGGCTGTCAAGAAGCAGGGCACGCCATTTGGTACCCTGGTTGTCCAAGTTATTCAGAAGCGAGTCTGTTAGCAGCCATAACGGTGGCGTTAAAGTGCCTGGAGGGATTGCAACTCTGAAGGCCTTGCACACGCTGAGTGTTGTCGATGCCAACGCCTCAGGTGGGGGCTCCTTGCTGGGAGATCTCAAGATGCTTTCCCAATTGCGCAAGCTCGGAGTGTCCGGCATCACCGAAGAAAACACCAGGATCTGGGATCTCAGGTTTCCTCCAAATACCATCAAGCTGAGTTTGGAAATGGctatggattggataccaagaCATATCATACAGGCTGCCGGGAAGCTACAAAGTTTAGATACTCTTCGCATCAAGGGAATTGGCGGAGAGTTGGAATTTGAGGGCTCGGGAGGATTGGATGAAGGCAGTAGCTCTTTCGCTGGCCCTTTCGGCGAACTGAAGGTCTTGCAGATTGATTTCAGAGGCGACTCATCTCTACGTTTTGAACCAGGATCGATGAGAAAGCTTGAGCAGCTGAAGGTAATTCTCGGCAGAGGTGGGTCTCGATTGCGTGTTGATGGGATAGTGTGCCTGATTTCCCTCAAGCAAGTCTGGGTCAAGGGTCCCCTTGACGTCGAACACCGGGAACAACTGGTGCGCCAACTTGACCTTCACGGCGGCAGACCTGTTTTGAAGCTGGAAGAGTAA